The following coding sequences are from one Salvia hispanica cultivar TCC Black 2014 chromosome 3, UniMelb_Shisp_WGS_1.0, whole genome shotgun sequence window:
- the LOC125216072 gene encoding BTB/POZ domain and ankyrin repeat-containing protein NOOT2-like — MNPHESTTSLSLDYLNLLLNGQPFSDVTFCVDGRLFHAHRCILAARSPFFRKFFCGPDSARQLIPVNSVGHEVFLLLLHYLYTGQLSVVPPKHCSSALDLALDTLAAARSFGVDQLAFLTQKQLTSMVEKASIEDVMKVLIASRNHDMQQLWSTCSHLIARSGLPPEILAKHLPIDAVAEIEDLRLRSSFNRRPILLLEEEKIRRMRRALDASDVELVKLMVMGEGLNLDEALALHYAVENCSREVVKALLELGAADVDLRAGPAGKTPLQIAAEMVSPDMVAVLLDHHADPTCRTADGVTPLDVLRTLTSDFLFKGAAPGSNHVEPNKLRLCLELVQSAVMVVAREDGTAAEAPCSAAIFPQISYHHY; from the exons ATGAACCCTCACGAATCCAcaacatctctctctctagactACCTCAACCTCCTCCTCAACGGCCAACCCTTCAGCGACGTCACCTTCTGCGTCGACGGCCGCCTCTTCCACGCGCACCGCTGCATTTTAGCCGCCCGCAGCCCCTTCTTCCGCAAATTCTTCTGCGGCCCGGACTCGGCCCGCCAGCTCATACCCGTCAACTCTGTCGGCCACGAGGTTTTCCTTCTCCTGCTTCACTACTTGTACACTGGGCAACTCTCGGTTGTACCTCCCAAACACTGCTCCTCCGCCCTCGATCTCGCCCTCGACACCCTCGCCGCCGCCCGATCCTTCGGCGTCGATCAGCTCGCTTTCCTCACTCAG AAGCAATTAACGAGCATGGTGGAGAAAGCTTCAATCGAAGATGTGATGAAAGTCCTAATCGCTTCCAGAAATCACGACATGCAGCAACTCTGGAGCACCTGCTCTCACCTCATCGCGAGATCGGGGCTGCCGCCGGAGATCCTGGCCAAGCACCTCCCGATCGACGCCGTCGCCGAGATCGAAGACCTCCGCCTCAGATCCTCCTTCAATCGCCGCCCGATCCTCCTCCTCGAGGAGGAGAAGATCCGGCGGATGCGGCGCGCGCTAGATGCCTCCGACGTGGAGCTCGTGAAGCTGATGGTGATGGGAGAAGGCCTCAATCTCGACGAGGCTCTCGCGCTACACTACGCGGTGGAGAATTGCAGCCGAGAAGTGGTGAAAGCGCTGCTCGAGCTCGGCGCCGCCGATGTGGATCTGCGCGCAGGGCCCGCGGGGAAGACGCCGCTCCAAATCGCGGCCGAGATGGTGTCGCCGGACATGGTGGCGGTGCTGCTCGACCACCACGCAGATCCGACGTGCCGCACCGCCGACGGCGTGACGCCGCTGGATGTGCTCCGAACCCTAACTTCTGATTTCCTGTTCAAAGGCGCGGCCCCTGGATCGAATCACGTCGAGCCGAATAAATTGAGGCTTTGCCTCGAGCTCGTGCAGTCGGCGGTTATGGTGGTTGCTAGAGAGGACGGGACCGCGGCGGAGGCGCCGTGCTCCGCCGCgattttcccccaaattaGTTATCATCACTATTGA